One genomic segment of Natrialbaceae archaeon AArc-T1-2 includes these proteins:
- a CDS encoding phage tail protein, translating to MPDTHGPFRNERFRLEIDGIDMAGFSSATIPENSTSEIEYREGNDPPTVRKLSSLNEYGNLSLESGTTDASYELYEWRQLVEQGQLDEARRTIAVVLLNQEGDAGARWEFRRAWPQEYSAPDLDATGNEVAIESLEIVHEGMERIEL from the coding sequence AATCGACGGTATAGACATGGCTGGGTTCAGTTCCGCAACGATTCCGGAGAACTCGACCTCGGAGATCGAATACCGAGAGGGGAACGATCCGCCGACAGTTCGGAAGCTCTCGAGCCTCAACGAGTACGGCAATCTGTCGCTTGAATCCGGGACGACAGACGCCTCTTATGAACTGTATGAGTGGCGTCAACTCGTTGAGCAGGGGCAACTTGACGAGGCCCGCAGAACGATTGCCGTGGTTCTTCTGAATCAAGAAGGTGACGCGGGCGCTCGCTGGGAGTTCCGACGCGCCTGGCCGCAGGAGTACTCCGCTCCCGACCTCGACGCGACCGGCAACGAGGTGGCTATCGAGTCGCTAGAGATCGTCCACGAAGGAATGGAACGCATCGAGCTATGA
- a CDS encoding phage tail protein, with amino-acid sequence MAPERGDPDEGEDPYERKDPYLDYRFTVEVDSLVFAGFTEVTGIEREVETEEVEEGGVNGFTHHLPTGYTNSNLTLSRGLTDATELWDWLQLSGDEPVDRRNCRILLQDTMGAETWGWEVHDAYPVRWEGPDLEADGGAVAMETLELNHRGITRIDGRP; translated from the coding sequence GTGGCACCAGAGCGTGGGGATCCGGATGAGGGCGAGGATCCGTATGAACGAAAGGATCCGTATCTCGACTACCGATTCACAGTAGAAGTGGATTCGCTAGTCTTTGCCGGGTTCACCGAGGTGACTGGAATCGAACGGGAAGTCGAAACGGAGGAGGTTGAGGAGGGCGGTGTCAACGGCTTCACTCATCACCTCCCGACGGGGTATACGAACTCGAACCTGACGCTCAGCCGTGGATTGACCGACGCCACAGAGCTGTGGGATTGGCTGCAACTATCCGGGGACGAACCGGTCGACCGTCGTAACTGTCGGATTCTGCTGCAGGACACGATGGGTGCTGAGACCTGGGGCTGGGAGGTACACGACGCCTACCCCGTCCGATGGGAGGGTCCTGATCTCGAGGCCGACGGGGGCGCGGTCGCGATGGAGACGCTTGAACTCAACCACAGAGGGATCACGCGGATCGACGGACGACCCTGA
- a CDS encoding ATP-binding protein, translating to MTTPYANERAHLRDELRRLDLLLERYLSAWRTERGGASQGGGLYVSGEQVDQLLDVDVGTGASATESSEPTHRSRRTSSPGSTPNGRDECSVHSNALEAVTEGIEQRSHRTLVAGTELRLVTLTERFDLDRRTLDALLVALAPELDVKYEKIYAYLQDDLTRKRPTVGLVLGVIAGSAGGALEHRDLFRRSPLVTDDLVRLSGPDDSMLSRFVEIDDRVVAYLLGDDGIDTALDSFAECVDSGQLNRTFGRIGAAGREVGQSRTDPAAGECGVDGWPDNTDSDVPSAVARLPLPVSTRRELGTLIDHLNGGDPTIVHFHGPYGAGPRIAVPAICATLGSPVVTVDATRLPSDGIEETLDLLVREARFADGALYVYDLDNPNRESEEERPERPGTVETALRRLDGFGGHVFLSGREPLSSRLQTAIDGHEFATLEFDRPAYELRRALWEAVDLPDDVDPSDLAAKFQFTPGQIDDAMATARASVVDGDPTPADVYEGCRAQSRANLAELAGKIEPSYTLEDIVLPDDELVQLRDVVAMVEGRGRVYSDWGFEAAHRGGSGINVLFAGPSGTGKTMAAEIVASETGLDLYRVDLASIVSKYIGETESNLQQLFDEAAASNAILFFDEADALFGERTEVSDSTDRYANVEVNYLLQRMEAHDGVVMLATNFKENVDEAFRRRINASVEFPSPDREARERIWRSIFPVETPVGDLDWSFLSSFELAGGDINNAALRAAFKAADDGGVVGMEHVVAAVRRELEKSGQLVSADDFGEYREYL from the coding sequence ATGACTACGCCCTACGCAAACGAGCGGGCACACCTCCGGGACGAACTTCGACGGCTGGATCTGCTACTCGAGCGGTACCTGTCAGCCTGGCGGACCGAACGCGGAGGGGCCAGCCAGGGCGGTGGCCTCTACGTCTCCGGCGAACAGGTCGATCAGCTCCTCGATGTCGACGTCGGGACGGGCGCCAGCGCCACCGAGTCGAGCGAGCCTACCCACAGATCCCGCCGAACGAGTTCCCCCGGCAGCACACCGAACGGAAGGGACGAGTGCTCGGTGCACTCGAACGCACTCGAGGCAGTCACCGAGGGGATCGAGCAGCGCAGTCACCGAACGCTTGTGGCGGGAACCGAGCTTCGTCTCGTCACGCTCACAGAGCGGTTCGATCTCGACCGGCGAACCCTCGACGCCCTGCTGGTCGCGCTAGCGCCGGAGTTAGACGTCAAGTACGAGAAAATCTACGCCTATCTTCAGGACGACCTCACGCGCAAGCGCCCGACGGTCGGGCTCGTCCTCGGGGTGATCGCGGGATCCGCCGGCGGAGCGCTCGAACATCGCGACTTGTTCCGGCGCTCGCCGCTCGTGACCGACGACCTGGTCCGTCTCTCCGGGCCGGACGATTCGATGCTGTCGCGGTTCGTCGAGATCGACGACCGCGTTGTAGCGTACCTTCTCGGAGACGACGGGATCGATACAGCCCTTGATTCGTTCGCCGAATGCGTAGATTCTGGGCAGCTCAACCGCACGTTCGGTCGGATCGGAGCCGCGGGTCGCGAGGTGGGCCAGTCAAGGACTGACCCTGCAGCTGGCGAATGCGGGGTAGACGGGTGGCCCGACAACACGGATTCGGACGTTCCGTCCGCAGTAGCACGACTGCCGCTCCCAGTCTCGACGCGTCGGGAACTCGGAACGCTGATTGATCACCTGAACGGGGGTGACCCGACCATAGTCCACTTCCACGGGCCCTACGGCGCCGGTCCGCGAATCGCGGTGCCTGCAATCTGTGCGACGCTCGGTTCGCCGGTCGTGACGGTCGACGCGACCCGGCTCCCGTCCGACGGCATCGAGGAGACGCTCGACCTGCTCGTGCGGGAAGCTCGGTTCGCAGACGGGGCCCTGTACGTCTACGACCTGGACAACCCGAACCGCGAATCGGAGGAAGAGCGTCCGGAGCGTCCCGGGACAGTCGAGACGGCACTCCGGCGGCTCGACGGGTTCGGCGGTCACGTATTCCTCTCCGGTCGGGAGCCGCTGTCGTCGCGCCTGCAGACGGCAATCGACGGCCACGAATTCGCCACTCTCGAGTTCGACCGACCGGCGTACGAACTGCGGCGTGCGCTCTGGGAAGCAGTCGACCTCCCGGATGACGTCGACCCGTCCGACCTTGCGGCGAAGTTCCAGTTCACGCCCGGCCAGATCGACGACGCGATGGCCACTGCGCGTGCCTCGGTAGTCGACGGTGATCCGACGCCAGCGGACGTCTACGAGGGGTGTCGTGCCCAGTCCCGGGCGAACCTCGCAGAACTCGCGGGGAAGATCGAGCCGAGCTACACCCTGGAGGACATCGTGTTGCCCGACGATGAACTGGTGCAGTTGCGTGACGTCGTAGCGATGGTCGAGGGGCGTGGACGGGTCTACTCCGACTGGGGGTTCGAAGCCGCCCACCGGGGCGGCAGCGGCATCAACGTCCTGTTCGCCGGCCCGTCGGGGACGGGCAAGACGATGGCGGCCGAGATCGTCGCCAGCGAAACCGGTCTCGATCTCTACCGGGTCGATCTGGCGAGTATCGTCAGCAAGTACATCGGCGAGACCGAGAGCAACCTCCAGCAGCTCTTCGACGAGGCTGCCGCCAGCAACGCCATCCTCTTTTTCGACGAGGCCGACGCCCTGTTCGGCGAGCGGACCGAGGTCAGCGACTCCACCGACCGATACGCCAACGTCGAGGTGAACTACCTTCTCCAGCGGATGGAGGCCCACGACGGCGTGGTCATGCTGGCGACGAATTTCAAGGAAAACGTCGACGAGGCGTTCCGCCGCCGGATCAACGCGAGCGTCGAGTTCCCCTCGCCCGACCGGGAGGCACGCGAGCGCATCTGGCGGTCGATCTTCCCAGTGGAGACGCCGGTTGGTGACCTCGACTGGTCGTTCCTGTCGTCGTTCGAACTCGCCGGCGGCGACATCAACAACGCGGCGCTGCGAGCGGCGTTCAAGGCGGCCGACGACGGCGGCGTCGTGGGGATGGAACACGTCGTCGCGGCGGTGCGCCGGGAACTCGAAAAGTCCGGGCAACTGGTTTCGGCGGACGACTTCGGCGAGTATCGAGAGTACCTATGA
- a CDS encoding DUF4157 domain-containing protein: protein MTSERISEEASGHLDRVSNRTAAVHRAVGNQHVRRLHSELETEWKVSQESTWPSQRASNAVIDDDPERPTERSLHARETHFQPKLDMCLPNDPAEKEAERVAERVVEMERSGESQTKDPRTAGQKSGAGATLSESADRPAGGREVFGATEATVRRGVRGGGKPLPTQLRARFEARFGADFSDVNVHTNAVANEAARAIGAEAYTLGSDIAFGTGKYRPSLTSGKKLLAHELTHVVQQNGSDVNRRLVADTLHRQVSSSSSGWVVVDESIGERYPVTTHGNIVSVSLPDTTIGVHSLGALERELELHEHSYSLQRPEADQAGDLDDRSGDEDTDERTSQEEQPDRSAEPVEEETVHVLEPDGTHREVPIRQARIVSRRIKWEIRENNYAALRTAFGLYEALEDQAGFVQFISASRGGAEAPDMEKGEWALERFEMAMESAAITESHGVKSINLQNAKRLYENAEGPAQEIHDQIYEYRDNVIGGAESVADDARMVRDVSFTVNAALATGGVGAAGNAAGWSATQIAVAQAGTAGTFAAVSEGFEYSDELVANPSKEFNWRELSGRALREFFIAAITELAAGKVRDTLRATFFDSADFGAFHDSMIDVASSVDKSIGNLHVEFVRRQLVEMFADLGEDLIEQSLEGLIDGVVEAVTAEGQMISVNDGLEAFAEQFKNWNPFRALVEQRIIASFELLGFDLELEDEGVDVVDLLDV, encoded by the coding sequence GTGACGAGCGAGCGGATCTCCGAGGAGGCCAGCGGGCACCTGGACCGGGTGTCGAACAGGACCGCCGCGGTTCACCGTGCGGTCGGAAATCAACACGTCCGACGGCTCCACTCCGAGCTAGAGACTGAATGGAAGGTGAGTCAAGAGTCGACGTGGCCCTCACAGCGGGCGAGCAATGCGGTGATTGATGACGACCCCGAACGGCCGACGGAGCGGTCACTACACGCGCGCGAAACGCATTTCCAGCCGAAACTGGACATGTGTTTACCAAACGACCCTGCGGAGAAAGAGGCCGAGAGAGTCGCTGAGCGGGTGGTGGAGATGGAACGTTCGGGCGAGTCCCAGACGAAAGACCCCCGGACAGCGGGCCAGAAGTCGGGTGCTGGCGCGACGCTCTCGGAATCTGCCGACAGACCAGCGGGTGGCCGCGAGGTGTTCGGGGCGACCGAGGCGACAGTTCGACGCGGCGTTCGGGGGGGCGGAAAGCCGTTGCCGACACAGCTCCGGGCGCGTTTCGAAGCCCGTTTCGGAGCGGACTTCTCCGACGTAAATGTCCATACGAACGCTGTTGCAAACGAGGCGGCCAGAGCAATCGGCGCCGAAGCGTATACGCTGGGTTCGGATATCGCGTTCGGGACCGGGAAATACAGGCCCAGTTTGACCTCTGGCAAGAAGCTGTTGGCTCACGAACTCACCCATGTCGTACAACAGAACGGCAGCGACGTCAACCGCCGTTTGGTTGCAGATACCCTGCACCGGCAGGTCTCCTCGAGCTCGTCTGGGTGGGTGGTCGTCGACGAATCGATCGGAGAACGGTACCCAGTCACCACACACGGGAACATCGTCAGTGTCAGTCTCCCGGATACCACTATCGGCGTCCACAGTCTGGGTGCCCTGGAACGAGAACTGGAGTTGCACGAGCACTCGTATTCCCTGCAGCGACCGGAGGCTGATCAAGCAGGTGACCTTGACGACCGGTCAGGTGACGAAGACACAGACGAACGGACGAGCCAGGAGGAACAACCGGATCGCAGCGCGGAACCGGTCGAAGAAGAGACAGTCCACGTGCTCGAACCCGACGGCACACACAGGGAAGTCCCAATCCGCCAGGCCCGGATCGTGTCCCGACGGATCAAGTGGGAAATCCGGGAAAATAACTACGCCGCTCTCAGGACTGCGTTCGGCCTCTACGAAGCGCTGGAAGACCAGGCCGGATTCGTCCAGTTCATCTCGGCATCCCGGGGCGGGGCCGAAGCTCCCGACATGGAGAAAGGCGAATGGGCGCTGGAGCGATTCGAAATGGCGATGGAATCCGCCGCGATCACCGAAAGCCACGGTGTCAAATCGATCAATTTGCAGAACGCCAAACGCCTGTACGAAAACGCCGAAGGCCCGGCCCAGGAGATCCACGACCAGATTTACGAGTATCGAGACAACGTGATAGGTGGCGCGGAATCCGTGGCGGACGACGCGAGGATGGTTCGAGACGTCAGTTTCACCGTCAACGCCGCTCTCGCGACCGGTGGGGTCGGTGCGGCCGGGAACGCGGCCGGATGGAGCGCCACACAGATCGCGGTCGCACAGGCAGGGACTGCGGGTACCTTTGCCGCGGTCAGCGAGGGTTTCGAGTACTCCGACGAACTGGTTGCGAACCCCTCAAAAGAGTTCAATTGGAGGGAACTGTCTGGTAGAGCGCTGAGAGAGTTTTTCATCGCTGCCATCACGGAACTCGCTGCCGGGAAGGTCAGGGACACGCTACGTGCCACATTCTTCGACTCGGCCGATTTCGGGGCCTTCCACGACTCGATGATCGACGTGGCCAGTTCTGTCGACAAGTCCATCGGAAATCTGCACGTCGAGTTCGTCAGAAGACAACTCGTCGAAATGTTCGCCGATCTGGGCGAAGACCTGATCGAACAGAGCCTCGAAGGATTGATCGATGGCGTAGTGGAGGCAGTCACCGCCGAAGGACAGATGATAAGCGTAAACGACGGACTCGAGGCGTTTGCCGAACAGTTCAAGAACTGGAACCCTTTCCGGGCTCTCGTCGAACAGCGAATCATAGCGTCCTTTGAGCTCCTTGGATTCGACTTGGAACTGGAAGACGAAGGTGTGGATGTCGTCGATCTACTCGACGTGTGA
- a CDS encoding CIS tube protein codes for MSSAPTSSDLQKAHIQVLDEDGESKEEIPVLFNPSEYSTSKSITYEDQKIAGTTTPATQFSDGDAETLSMTLFFDTYERSEDVQNHTDQLDQLLELDSERHAPPVCRFVWGEFMFKAVVESLDKQFTMFLPEGTPVRASVDVQFREYRPPREQRKEKPLHSTDKTTTWRVIEGDTLPRIAAKEYNDAGKWRPIAERNDIETPRDLDPGTVLVIPPL; via the coding sequence ATGTCGTCAGCGCCCACGAGTTCCGATCTGCAGAAGGCCCACATCCAGGTGCTCGACGAGGACGGCGAGTCGAAAGAGGAGATTCCAGTCCTGTTTAATCCCTCGGAGTACAGCACGAGCAAATCAATCACCTACGAGGACCAGAAGATCGCTGGCACGACGACACCGGCAACGCAGTTCTCCGACGGGGATGCGGAGACGCTTTCGATGACGCTGTTTTTCGACACGTACGAACGCTCCGAGGATGTCCAGAACCATACAGACCAACTCGACCAACTTCTGGAACTGGACAGCGAACGGCACGCCCCCCCGGTTTGTCGGTTCGTCTGGGGGGAGTTCATGTTCAAAGCAGTTGTCGAGAGCCTCGATAAACAGTTCACGATGTTTCTCCCGGAGGGGACCCCGGTTCGAGCCAGCGTCGATGTACAGTTTAGGGAGTATCGACCGCCACGGGAACAACGAAAAGAGAAGCCGCTCCACTCGACCGACAAGACGACGACCTGGCGGGTGATCGAAGGTGACACGCTGCCGAGAATCGCTGCCAAAGAGTACAATGACGCCGGAAAGTGGCGGCCAATTGCTGAGCGAAACGACATTGAGACTCCCCGTGATCTCGACCCCGGTACAGTGTTGGTGATTCCGCCACTATGA
- a CDS encoding phage late control D family protein: protein MTDFEALEEKYDGFDPPRFKIEVGDHTFTDADARIVGISIDTALSETNRVELTIDGGFDPGLGEFAEVDWDCWTIGTQLDVRMGYGDELEKLFHGAIDSVQSRFSTEGGAVLQISGLDPRNKLMGNEVDDSWEDTTVGAVVEDVLETGEYDFPDVNVEGVEGTGKDRIGGGDMVGETPGDLTVEKVFQSDESHYDILSKLADRFGYELFFRGETFHYRRPRWHAEPALELEYGRSLRSFAPYLPGNRRDVGTVVVTDSEGTSKEPISGEARREEGEEVVERTARVGSEVEAEAHAHAVLRELTLGPTNEAEVLGLPDLRIGRPIKVTGVGTFSGIYYVEESTHRLDSAGYTTKATVRTIDA, encoded by the coding sequence ATGACGGACTTCGAAGCGCTCGAGGAGAAGTACGACGGCTTCGATCCACCACGATTCAAAATCGAGGTCGGAGATCATACGTTCACCGACGCCGACGCCCGGATCGTCGGCATCTCGATCGATACGGCGCTCTCGGAGACCAACCGGGTCGAACTCACCATCGATGGCGGGTTCGATCCCGGATTAGGCGAATTCGCGGAAGTCGACTGGGACTGCTGGACGATCGGCACGCAGCTGGACGTACGCATGGGGTACGGTGACGAGCTGGAGAAGCTATTTCACGGCGCGATCGACTCGGTCCAGTCGCGGTTCTCGACGGAAGGCGGTGCCGTCTTGCAGATCAGTGGGCTGGACCCGAGAAATAAACTGATGGGAAACGAGGTCGACGACTCCTGGGAGGACACGACCGTCGGAGCGGTCGTCGAGGACGTCCTCGAGACAGGGGAGTACGACTTCCCCGACGTGAACGTCGAAGGGGTCGAGGGGACGGGGAAAGACCGGATCGGCGGGGGCGACATGGTAGGCGAGACCCCTGGAGATCTGACGGTGGAGAAAGTGTTCCAGTCCGACGAGAGCCACTACGACATCCTCTCAAAGCTCGCTGACAGGTTCGGATACGAACTGTTTTTCCGGGGCGAGACATTCCACTATCGGCGTCCGCGGTGGCACGCCGAACCGGCTCTGGAACTCGAGTACGGTCGCTCCCTCCGTTCGTTCGCTCCGTACCTGCCGGGGAACCGTCGGGACGTGGGAACGGTCGTAGTGACCGATTCCGAGGGCACGTCGAAGGAGCCGATCAGCGGCGAGGCGAGGCGGGAGGAGGGCGAGGAGGTCGTCGAGCGAACAGCGCGCGTGGGATCCGAGGTCGAGGCCGAGGCGCACGCCCACGCCGTCCTCCGAGAGCTCACGCTTGGACCGACCAACGAGGCGGAGGTGCTGGGGCTTCCGGACCTTCGGATCGGACGGCCCATCAAAGTCACCGGTGTGGGCACATTTTCGGGAATCTACTACGTGGAGGAATCGACCCACCGGCTCGACAGCGCGGGATACACGACCAAAGCTACGGTACGAACGATCGACGCATGA
- a CDS encoding phage baseplate assembly protein V: MSTPDEPAGRGEDVFTGVTVGIVTNNEDPEGLGRVKVTFPWRSTDDETLWAPVVAPMAGDEMGTYFLPEVDDRVLVAFERGDFRYPYVVGSLWHENHAPPTENEGDNDIRTIRSRSGHQLSFDDDESEGKVQIETAAGHTITLDDTSGSETIKIEDSSGANRIEFNPPSNELSIESDGTLSIDAMAIEISGTGNVSIEAGGVLSLDGMLIELN, encoded by the coding sequence ATGAGTACGCCGGACGAACCGGCCGGCCGCGGAGAAGACGTGTTCACCGGCGTCACTGTCGGAATCGTCACAAACAACGAGGACCCCGAAGGGCTGGGCCGCGTCAAGGTCACTTTCCCGTGGCGAAGTACCGATGACGAGACCCTGTGGGCACCGGTCGTGGCGCCGATGGCCGGCGACGAGATGGGGACGTACTTCCTCCCGGAAGTAGACGACCGCGTGCTTGTCGCCTTCGAACGTGGAGACTTCCGATACCCCTACGTCGTCGGGTCGCTTTGGCACGAGAACCATGCACCGCCAACCGAGAACGAAGGTGACAACGACATTCGCACGATACGATCGCGAAGCGGCCACCAGCTCAGCTTCGATGATGACGAATCCGAGGGGAAGGTCCAGATCGAGACGGCGGCGGGCCATACGATCACGCTCGACGACACCAGTGGAAGTGAAACGATCAAGATCGAGGACAGTTCGGGGGCCAACCGGATCGAATTCAACCCACCGTCAAACGAACTGTCGATCGAGAGCGACGGAACGCTTTCGATCGACGCGATGGCGATCGAGATCAGCGGAACAGGGAACGTCTCGATCGAGGCCGGCGGCGTGTTGAGCCTCGACGGAATGCTCATCGAACTAAACTGA
- a CDS encoding PAAR domain-containing protein, with protein MPPAARVTDATAHGSPLSGPGSPNVLIEGLPAWRATVDFHACPISDPSPHVGGVVPTGSSSVLINGVPAARMGDTIAESGPPNTIVSGSQTVIIG; from the coding sequence ATGCCACCAGCTGCACGAGTCACCGACGCGACCGCACACGGATCACCCCTGTCGGGGCCGGGGAGCCCGAACGTGCTGATCGAGGGATTGCCTGCCTGGCGAGCGACCGTCGACTTCCACGCCTGTCCGATCTCGGATCCGAGTCCCCACGTCGGGGGTGTCGTCCCGACCGGGAGTTCGTCCGTCCTCATTAACGGCGTCCCGGCGGCAAGAATGGGGGACACGATCGCGGAGAGCGGTCCACCCAACACGATCGTAAGTGGCAGTCAAACGGTGATCATCGGATGA
- a CDS encoding GPW/gp25 family protein gives MTRTPDSDHEFLGRGWAFPVATTSGDVDLASGERTIEESIRVIIGTAKGERIMRPDFGCRIHEYVFETIDTSTKSLIETAVEDALVEWEPRIDVENVTVSTDRLSTGELMISVDYTVRDTNNEHNLVYPFYVGSERS, from the coding sequence ATGACCCGCACTCCTGATTCTGATCATGAATTCCTCGGGCGCGGCTGGGCGTTCCCGGTCGCGACGACTAGCGGCGACGTCGATCTCGCGAGCGGCGAGCGGACTATCGAGGAGTCTATTCGGGTCATCATCGGGACCGCAAAGGGCGAGCGGATCATGCGGCCCGATTTCGGGTGTCGGATCCACGAGTACGTGTTCGAGACTATCGACACGTCGACGAAGTCGTTGATCGAGACCGCGGTCGAGGACGCTCTCGTCGAGTGGGAACCGCGGATCGACGTCGAGAACGTCACCGTGTCGACTGACCGACTCTCGACGGGCGAACTCATGATCAGTGTCGACTACACGGTTCGGGACACCAACAACGAGCACAATCTGGTGTATCCGTTCTATGTAGGGAGTGAACGATCATGA